A part of Ammospiza caudacuta isolate bAmmCau1 chromosome 5, bAmmCau1.pri, whole genome shotgun sequence genomic DNA contains:
- the DMC1 gene encoding meiotic recombination protein DMC1/LIM15 homolog, with product MKAMEDQVVQEEPGYQDDEESFFQDIDLLQKHGINVADIKKLKAVGICTIKGIQMTTRRALCNVKGLSEAKVDKIKEAANKLVEPGFLTAFEYSEKRKMVFHISTGSQEFDKLLGGGIESMAITEAFGEFRTGKTQLSHTLCVTAQLPGPNGYTGGKIIFIDTENTFRPDRLRDIADRFNVDHEAVLDNVLYARAYTSEHQMELLDYVAAKFHEEAGIFKLLIIDSIMALFRVDFSGRGELAERQQKLAQMLSRLQKISEEYNVAVFVTNQMTADPGATMTFQADPKKPIGGHILAHASTTRISLRKGRGELRIAKIYDSPEMPENEATFAITAGGIGDAKE from the exons ATGAAGGCCATGGAGGATCAAGTAGTCCAAGAAGAACCAGGATACCAGGATGATGAG GAGTCCTTTTTTCAGGATATTGACCTGCTGCAGAAGCATGGAATT AATGTAGCAGATATTAAAAAGCTGAAAGCAGTTGGGATTTGCACAATCAAAGGAATCCAGATGACCACAAGAAGGGCACTGTGCAACGTGAAGGGGCTCTCAGAGGCCAAAGTGGACAAGATTAAAGAAGCTGCAAACAAGCTTGTT GAACCAGGCTTCCTCACTGCCTTTGAGTACAGTGAAAAACGGAAGATGGTATTTCATATTTCCACTGGCAGCCAAGAATTTGA TAAGCTTCTGGGTGGTGGAATTGAAAGCATGGCAATCACTGAGGCCTTTGGAG AGTTCCGGACAGGCAAAACCCAGCTATCTCACACTCTTTGTG TgacagctcagctcccaggaCCAAATGGCTACACAGGTGGAAAGATTATCTTCATTGATACTGAAAACACTTT CCGACCGGATCGCCTGCGTGACATTGCGGATCGCTTCAATGTGGACCACGAGGCAGTGCTTGACAACGTGCTCTATGCACGTGCATATACCA GTGAGCATCAGATGGAATTGCTTGACTATGTAGCAGCCAAGTTCCATGAGGAAGCTGGTATCTTCAAGTTATTG ATCATTGACTCCATAATGGCACTTTTCCGTGTGGATTTCAGTGGTCGCGGAGAGTTGGCTGAACGACAACAGAAACTGGCTCAGATGTTGTCAAGGCTCCAAAAAATATCAGAAG AATATAATGTGGCTGTGTTTGTGACCAACCAGATGACTGCTGACCCAGGAGCAACTATGAC CTTTCAGGCAGACCCAAAAAAGCCCATCGGGGGCCACATCCTTGCTCATGCTTCAACTACCAGGATCAGTctgaggaaagggagaggggagCTGCGTATTGCAAAGATCTACGACAG CCCTGAGATGCCTGAAAATGAAGCCACATTTGCAATAACTGCTGGAGGGATTGGGGATGCCAAAGAATAG